Proteins encoded by one window of Micromonospora coxensis:
- a CDS encoding ComF family protein produces the protein MRPDLGGIWADLTDLVLPVECAGCRRRGPAVRRGFCPACAEALEALRPAPARPDPAPPDLPPCHALGPYAGRLREALLAYKERGRHGLARPLGALLAEVVAAAVGGVARPVLLVPVPDTAAAARARYGDHLTRLARHAGDRLRAAGWDARTATPLRALPRPDSVALDRAGRAAAAESAFRPRAGSGPAGGGRVVVVLDDILTTGATLAAVSRTLRRTGMTPNVAAVLAATQKRR, from the coding sequence GTGCGGCCGGACCTCGGGGGCATCTGGGCGGACCTGACCGACCTGGTGCTGCCGGTGGAGTGCGCGGGCTGCCGCCGGCGGGGCCCGGCCGTGCGGCGGGGCTTCTGCCCGGCCTGTGCCGAGGCGCTGGAGGCGCTGCGTCCCGCCCCGGCACGGCCTGATCCCGCCCCACCCGACCTGCCGCCCTGCCACGCCCTCGGCCCGTACGCGGGCCGGTTGCGGGAGGCGCTGCTGGCGTACAAGGAGCGGGGCCGGCACGGGCTGGCCCGGCCGCTGGGCGCGCTGCTGGCCGAGGTGGTGGCCGCCGCGGTGGGCGGCGTCGCGCGACCGGTGCTGCTGGTGCCGGTGCCGGACACCGCGGCGGCGGCCCGGGCCCGCTACGGCGACCACCTGACCCGGCTGGCCCGGCACGCCGGGGACCGGTTGCGCGCGGCGGGCTGGGACGCGCGGACGGCCACGCCGCTGCGGGCGCTGCCCCGGCCGGACTCGGTGGCGCTGGACCGCGCCGGGCGGGCCGCGGCGGCGGAGTCGGCGTTCCGGCCGCGCGCCGGCTCGGGACCGGCCGGCGGCGGCCGGGTCGTGGTGGTGCTCGACGACATCCTGACCACGGGAGCGACCCTGGCGGCGGTGAGTCGGACTTTGCGCCGCACGGGAATGACGCCAAACGTCGCGGCGGTGCTCGCGGCAACGCAAAAGCGGCGGTAA
- the hpf gene encoding ribosome hibernation-promoting factor, HPF/YfiA family gives MDIVVKGRNVEVPDHYRVHVAEKLAKIERYDHKLIRVDVELFHERNPRQSDTCQRVEITCVSRGPVIRAEACTNDFYSALDAAIAKLDTRLRRAADRRRVHRGRHAPISVAAATADLPVADLDGPGLATLNGRTATAVAERDEEPADEYDDQPWHIARAKVHPAEPMTVDDALFQMELVGHDFYLFHDKETGRPSVVYRRHAYDYGIISLDT, from the coding sequence GTGGACATCGTGGTCAAGGGCCGAAACGTCGAAGTGCCGGACCATTACCGGGTGCACGTCGCGGAGAAGCTCGCGAAGATCGAACGCTACGACCACAAGCTCATCCGGGTCGACGTGGAATTGTTCCACGAACGCAATCCCCGACAGTCCGACACGTGCCAGCGGGTGGAGATCACCTGTGTCTCACGCGGACCGGTGATCAGGGCCGAGGCCTGCACGAACGACTTCTACAGTGCACTCGACGCGGCCATCGCCAAGCTCGACACCCGACTGCGCCGCGCGGCCGACCGCCGTCGCGTGCACCGGGGCCGCCACGCGCCGATCTCCGTCGCCGCCGCCACCGCGGACCTGCCGGTGGCCGACCTCGACGGGCCCGGCCTGGCGACGCTGAACGGCCGCACGGCCACCGCGGTCGCCGAGCGCGACGAGGAGCCGGCCGACGAGTACGACGACCAGCCCTGGCACATCGCCCGGGCCAAGGTGCACCCCGCCGAGCCGATGACCGTGGACGACGCCCTGTTCCAGATGGAACTGGTCGGGCACGACTTCTACCTGTTCCACGACAAGGAGACCGGCCGGCCGAGCGTCGTATACCGACGGCACGCGTACGACTACGGGATCATCTCGCTCGACACCTGA
- a CDS encoding GNAT family N-acetyltransferase, which translates to MIPEVVAAGPVRLRPFRPADADDLAAGCGDPENLRFNPGMPRPYTVADARWWIAEGAPAARAAGGVAYAVVDAGTDRLVGGAGLSQVVPGRDQAEVGYWVAPWARRRGIATAVTRALAATAFHAGLVRLELLTHAENPASQRVALAAGFRPEGVRRAAGRARDGGRHDLLAWVRLTDDPDGPTPRVLPDLPGGRLTDGVVTLRRLAPDDVDPLYRLHTLPEVVASRVRQTPPTRAAIERRCAVAESEWLVGDSADFALCDASTGEVAGGCALVHDEPATGQGMVGYSLLPEARGRGLATRAVRLMAGWAFGIGFARLWAGTAPENVASQRVLERAGFRPEGLMRGRLPGRGESRTDTLLFALLATDHR; encoded by the coding sequence GTGATCCCGGAGGTCGTGGCGGCCGGCCCGGTACGGCTGCGCCCGTTCCGCCCCGCCGACGCCGACGACCTCGCCGCCGGCTGCGGCGACCCGGAGAACCTGCGGTTCAACCCGGGCATGCCCCGGCCGTACACCGTCGCCGACGCGCGGTGGTGGATCGCCGAGGGCGCGCCGGCGGCCCGGGCCGCCGGCGGCGTCGCGTACGCCGTCGTCGACGCCGGCACCGACCGGCTGGTCGGCGGCGCGGGCCTGAGCCAGGTCGTCCCCGGACGCGACCAGGCCGAGGTCGGCTACTGGGTGGCGCCCTGGGCCCGGCGGCGCGGGATCGCGACCGCCGTCACCCGCGCCCTGGCCGCCACCGCGTTCCACGCCGGCCTGGTCCGGCTGGAGCTGCTCACCCACGCCGAGAACCCGGCCAGCCAGCGGGTGGCGCTGGCGGCGGGCTTCCGGCCCGAGGGGGTACGCCGTGCCGCCGGCCGGGCCCGCGACGGCGGCCGACACGACCTGCTCGCCTGGGTACGCCTCACCGACGACCCGGACGGCCCGACGCCGCGCGTGCTGCCGGACCTGCCCGGCGGCCGGCTCACCGACGGCGTGGTGACGCTGCGCCGGCTGGCCCCCGACGACGTGGACCCGCTGTACCGGCTGCACACGCTGCCGGAGGTGGTGGCGAGCCGGGTCCGACAGACTCCGCCGACCCGGGCGGCGATCGAGCGGCGGTGCGCGGTCGCGGAGAGCGAATGGCTGGTCGGCGACTCGGCCGACTTCGCGCTCTGCGACGCGTCGACCGGCGAGGTGGCCGGCGGCTGCGCGCTGGTCCACGACGAGCCGGCCACCGGCCAGGGCATGGTCGGCTACAGCCTGCTGCCCGAGGCTCGCGGGCGGGGACTGGCCACCCGCGCGGTACGCCTGATGGCCGGCTGGGCGTTCGGGATCGGGTTCGCCCGGCTCTGGGCCGGCACGGCCCCGGAGAACGTCGCCTCGCAGCGGGTGCTGGAGCGGGCCGGGTTCCGGCCGGAGGGGCTGATGCGCGGCCGGCTCCCCGGCCGGGGCGAGAGCCGGACGGACACCCTGCTCTTCGCGCTGCTCGCCACCGACCACCGCTGA
- a CDS encoding GNAT family N-acetyltransferase, producing the protein MGRVEPVEIIEDGLLLRPWRADDADAVHRACQDPDIQRWTSVPRPYLPEHAHGFVTEISGRAWAEGAGAPFAVCDATTGELLASCGLVAVDRSLDSGELGYWTAPWARGRGVTVRASRAVARWAFDALKLRRVVWQAEVGNHFSRLVALRAGFRVSGELRLARPAEGGRTDAWIGSLLPGEVPAPGEPGPAGPDTLDARRAAVFGRPQPVLFATAGDTELRLRPMEERDLDAIVTTCQDLDTVRWTTVPHPYQRGDADSYLDYCHTAWARGTSTCFVVADADDDYAGTIDLRLSPADPLLADVGFMTAPHVRGRGFMSAALAALSAWGFTTLGLARIEWRANVGNVASRRVAEKAGFTFEGTARGGVQHRGERVDAWVAALLAEDLA; encoded by the coding sequence ATGGGCCGGGTGGAGCCTGTGGAGATCATCGAGGACGGCCTGCTGCTGCGCCCCTGGCGCGCCGACGACGCCGACGCCGTGCACCGGGCCTGCCAGGACCCCGACATCCAGCGCTGGACCAGCGTGCCACGCCCGTACCTGCCGGAGCACGCCCACGGCTTCGTCACCGAGATCAGCGGCCGGGCCTGGGCCGAGGGCGCCGGCGCGCCGTTCGCGGTCTGCGACGCGACCACCGGGGAGCTGCTGGCCTCCTGCGGGCTGGTCGCCGTCGACCGGTCCCTCGACTCCGGTGAACTCGGCTACTGGACCGCGCCGTGGGCCCGCGGCCGGGGCGTGACGGTACGGGCCAGCAGGGCGGTCGCCCGGTGGGCGTTCGACGCGCTGAAGCTGCGCCGGGTGGTCTGGCAGGCCGAGGTCGGCAACCACTTCTCCCGGCTGGTGGCGCTGCGCGCCGGCTTCCGCGTCTCCGGCGAGCTGCGGCTGGCCCGTCCCGCCGAGGGCGGCCGGACGGACGCCTGGATCGGCTCGCTGCTGCCCGGCGAGGTGCCCGCCCCGGGCGAGCCGGGCCCGGCCGGCCCGGACACCCTGGACGCCCGCCGCGCGGCGGTCTTCGGCCGGCCGCAGCCGGTCCTCTTCGCCACCGCCGGCGACACCGAGCTGCGGCTGCGTCCGATGGAGGAGCGCGACCTCGACGCGATCGTCACGACCTGCCAGGACCTCGACACCGTCCGCTGGACCACCGTGCCGCACCCGTACCAGCGGGGAGACGCCGACTCGTATCTCGACTACTGCCACACGGCCTGGGCACGCGGCACCAGCACCTGTTTCGTGGTGGCCGACGCGGACGACGACTACGCCGGCACGATCGACCTACGGCTGAGCCCGGCCGATCCACTGCTGGCCGACGTCGGTTTCATGACCGCGCCGCACGTTCGGGGGCGGGGGTTCATGTCGGCCGCGCTGGCCGCCCTGAGCGCCTGGGGCTTCACCACCCTCGGCCTGGCCCGGATCGAGTGGCGGGCGAACGTCGGGAACGTCGCCTCCCGACGGGTCGCCGAGAAGGCCGGCTTCACCTTCGAGGGCACCGCCCGCGGGGGTGTGCAGCACCGGGGCGAACGGGTCGACGCCTGGGTCGCCGCGCTGCTGGCCGAGGACCTGGCGTGA
- the secA gene encoding preprotein translocase subunit SecA encodes MSILEKVLRAGEGRMLRRLKAIAAAVNSIEDDYVNLTDDELRGLTAQYKERLADGETLDDLLPEAFATVREAAARVLGQRPYDVQVMGGAALHFGNIAEMKTGEGKTLTSVMAVYLNALSGKGVHVITVNDYLAQRDAAWMGRVHEFLGLTVGVVLPNRPASEHRAAYECDITYGTNNEFGFDYLRDNMAWSKDELVQRGHNFAVVDEVDSILIDEARTPLIISGPAEHSARWYQEFAGVVARMQPGTDGSGDYEVDHAKRTIAVTERGVAKVEDRLGIDNLYESVNTPLVGYLNNAIKAKELYKRDKDYIVSDGEVLIVDEFTGRILHGRRYNEGMHQAIEAKEGVEIKQENQTLATITLQNYFRLYEKLSGMTGTAQTEAGEFNKVYKVGVVTIPTHRPMVRQDRADVIYKTERAKFNAVIEDIAERHEKGQPVLVGTVSVENSEILSQLLRRRGIPHSVLNAKFHAREAEIVAQAGRKGAVTVATNMAGRGTDILLGGNPEFLAANELRQRGLDPVENEEEYAKAMEEVLPTWKQACETEAEEVAEAGGLYVLGTERHESRRIDNQLRGRAGRQGDPGESRFYLSLQDELMKRFRAGAVEAVMERFNIPEDVPIESKMVTRQIKSAQAQIEGQNAEIRKNVLKYDEVLNKQRQVIYAERLRVLNGEDLSDQVRNMIDDVIGAYVVGATSEGYAEDWDLEQLWASLKQLYPVGVTIEDLEEEVGSRAGLDQDFLLARLKEDAHAAYDRREEQLGEEAVRQLERMVLLQVIDRKWREHLYEMDYLQEGISLRAYAQRDPVIEYQREGFDMFATMMDGIKEETVGFLYNLEVQVQEPEAEEVQLLEKPVEIRAKGLSRAPQQQGLQYSAPTIDGEAGSGAVAVERPEQQAPALGVGRPETPERPAAQATPRRPLGGQAMAAASTARRAAPGESAEAGPSRNAPCPCGSGRKYKRCHGSPNGGA; translated from the coding sequence GTGTCGATTCTGGAAAAGGTCCTCCGCGCCGGCGAGGGCCGCATGCTGCGCCGGCTGAAGGCCATCGCCGCCGCCGTCAACTCGATCGAGGACGACTACGTCAACCTCACCGACGACGAGCTGCGGGGCCTGACCGCGCAGTACAAGGAACGGCTCGCCGACGGTGAGACCCTCGACGACCTGCTGCCCGAGGCGTTCGCCACGGTGCGCGAGGCCGCCGCGCGGGTGCTCGGCCAGCGCCCGTACGACGTCCAGGTGATGGGTGGCGCGGCGCTGCACTTCGGCAACATCGCCGAGATGAAGACCGGTGAGGGCAAGACGCTGACCTCGGTCATGGCCGTCTACCTCAACGCGCTCTCCGGCAAGGGCGTGCACGTGATCACGGTGAACGACTACCTGGCCCAGCGCGACGCCGCCTGGATGGGCCGGGTGCACGAGTTCCTCGGGCTCACCGTCGGCGTCGTGCTGCCCAACCGGCCGGCCAGCGAGCACCGCGCCGCGTACGAGTGCGACATCACCTACGGCACCAACAACGAGTTCGGCTTCGACTACCTGCGCGACAACATGGCCTGGTCGAAGGACGAGCTGGTCCAGCGCGGGCACAACTTCGCCGTCGTCGACGAGGTCGACTCGATCCTCATCGACGAGGCCCGTACGCCGCTGATCATCTCCGGCCCGGCCGAGCACTCCGCCCGCTGGTACCAGGAGTTCGCCGGCGTGGTGGCCCGGATGCAGCCGGGCACCGACGGCTCGGGCGACTACGAGGTCGACCACGCCAAGCGCACCATCGCGGTCACCGAGCGCGGTGTCGCCAAGGTGGAGGACCGGCTCGGCATCGACAACCTCTACGAGTCGGTCAACACCCCGCTGGTCGGCTACCTGAACAACGCCATCAAGGCCAAGGAGCTCTACAAGCGCGACAAGGACTACATCGTCAGCGACGGCGAGGTCCTGATCGTCGACGAGTTCACCGGCCGCATCCTGCACGGCCGTCGTTACAACGAGGGCATGCACCAGGCGATCGAGGCCAAGGAGGGGGTGGAGATCAAGCAGGAGAACCAGACCCTGGCCACGATCACCCTCCAGAACTACTTCCGCCTGTACGAGAAGCTCTCCGGCATGACCGGTACCGCCCAGACCGAGGCGGGCGAGTTCAACAAGGTCTACAAGGTCGGCGTCGTGACCATCCCGACGCACCGGCCGATGGTCCGGCAGGACCGCGCGGACGTCATCTACAAGACCGAGCGGGCCAAGTTCAACGCGGTCATCGAGGACATCGCCGAGCGGCACGAGAAGGGCCAGCCGGTGCTGGTCGGCACCGTCTCGGTGGAGAACTCCGAGATCCTGTCCCAGCTGCTGCGCCGCCGTGGCATCCCGCACTCGGTGTTGAACGCCAAGTTCCACGCCCGCGAGGCGGAGATCGTCGCCCAGGCCGGCCGCAAGGGCGCGGTCACCGTCGCCACCAACATGGCCGGCCGGGGTACGGACATCCTGCTCGGCGGCAACCCCGAGTTCCTCGCCGCCAACGAGCTGCGCCAGCGCGGCCTCGACCCGGTGGAGAACGAGGAGGAGTACGCCAAGGCGATGGAGGAGGTCCTCCCCACCTGGAAGCAGGCGTGCGAGACCGAGGCCGAGGAGGTCGCCGAGGCCGGCGGCCTCTACGTGCTCGGCACCGAGCGGCACGAGTCCCGCCGGATCGACAACCAGCTGCGCGGTCGTGCCGGCCGGCAGGGCGACCCGGGTGAGTCCCGCTTCTACCTCTCCCTGCAGGACGAGCTGATGAAGCGGTTCCGGGCGGGCGCGGTCGAGGCGGTGATGGAGCGCTTCAACATCCCGGAGGACGTGCCCATCGAGTCGAAGATGGTCACCCGGCAGATCAAGAGCGCGCAGGCCCAGATCGAGGGCCAGAACGCCGAGATCCGCAAGAACGTTCTGAAGTACGACGAGGTGCTCAACAAGCAGCGCCAGGTGATCTACGCCGAGCGGCTGCGCGTGCTCAACGGCGAGGACCTCTCCGACCAGGTCCGCAACATGATCGACGACGTGATCGGCGCGTACGTCGTCGGCGCCACCAGCGAGGGCTACGCCGAGGACTGGGACCTGGAGCAGCTCTGGGCCAGCCTCAAGCAGCTCTACCCGGTGGGCGTCACCATCGAGGACCTGGAGGAGGAGGTCGGCTCCCGGGCCGGCCTGGACCAGGACTTCCTGCTCGCCCGCCTCAAGGAGGACGCGCACGCCGCGTACGACCGGCGCGAGGAGCAGCTCGGCGAGGAGGCGGTACGCCAGCTGGAGCGGATGGTGCTGCTCCAGGTCATCGACCGCAAGTGGCGTGAGCACCTCTACGAGATGGACTACCTCCAGGAGGGCATCAGCCTGCGGGCGTACGCCCAGCGCGACCCGGTCATCGAGTACCAGCGCGAGGGCTTCGACATGTTTGCCACCATGATGGACGGCATCAAGGAGGAGACGGTCGGCTTCCTCTACAACCTGGAGGTGCAGGTCCAGGAGCCGGAGGCCGAGGAGGTCCAGCTGCTGGAGAAGCCGGTCGAGATCCGGGCCAAGGGTCTCAGCCGCGCGCCGCAGCAGCAGGGTCTGCAGTATTCCGCCCCGACCATCGACGGCGAGGCCGGTTCGGGCGCGGTCGCGGTCGAGCGTCCCGAGCAGCAGGCGCCCGCGCTCGGCGTCGGCCGCCCGGAGACGCCGGAGCGTCCGGCGGCGCAGGCCACGCCGCGCCGCCCGCTCGGCGGGCAGGCGATGGCGGCGGCGAGCACCGCCCGGCGGGCCGCCCCGGGTGAGTCCGCCGAGGCCGGCCCGTCCCGCAACGCCCCGTGCCCGTGCGGCTCCGGCCGCAAGTACAAGCGCTGCCACGGCTCGCCCAACGGCGGCGCCTGA
- a CDS encoding Rv3235 family protein, which translates to MVDSRRPGPSRPPIRLRPAPVSEPPYADEAPDLWPRPHGQLALDLFGTQQPAGRPAGRRHDPRPAPTRPGRPPTGPPPDAPATTPEATRAAQRFVGTFLEILNGYRPPGQLRALVEPGRMTEAGEQLARATSRTGPVRRRSTRPTVHLRRLRVCEPRPAAVEVAAVLAAAGRTWAMAVRLEHRRGTWLCTALHIL; encoded by the coding sequence GTGGTCGACTCCCGCCGTCCCGGGCCGTCCCGGCCCCCGATCCGGCTGCGCCCCGCCCCGGTCAGCGAGCCGCCGTACGCCGACGAGGCGCCCGACCTGTGGCCCCGCCCGCACGGCCAGCTCGCCCTGGACCTCTTCGGCACCCAGCAACCAGCCGGGCGGCCGGCCGGTCGCCGGCACGATCCCCGGCCCGCGCCGACCCGGCCCGGCCGGCCGCCCACCGGGCCACCGCCCGACGCCCCGGCCACCACCCCCGAGGCGACCCGGGCCGCGCAGCGGTTCGTCGGCACCTTCCTGGAGATCCTCAACGGCTACCGACCGCCGGGGCAGCTGCGCGCACTGGTCGAACCGGGGCGGATGACCGAGGCCGGCGAGCAGCTGGCCCGGGCCACGTCGCGCACCGGGCCGGTCCGCCGCCGGTCCACCCGACCCACCGTGCACCTGCGCCGGCTACGGGTCTGCGAACCCCGCCCGGCGGCCGTGGAGGTGGCCGCCGTCCTCGCCGCCGCCGGTCGCACCTGGGCCATGGCCGTACGCCTCGAACACCGCCGCGGCACCTGGCTCTGCACCGCCCTCCACATCCTCTGA
- a CDS encoding helix-turn-helix transcriptional regulator: MEPRFLLLSDVATELNVSDSQVYHMVRSGELPAIKIGGRGQWRVERAQLEEYIQRKYAETAEWVRGNPLVDRDAE; the protein is encoded by the coding sequence GTGGAGCCGAGGTTTCTCCTGCTCTCCGACGTGGCCACCGAGCTGAACGTGTCGGACTCGCAGGTCTACCACATGGTCCGCAGCGGCGAGCTGCCCGCGATCAAGATCGGTGGGCGTGGCCAGTGGCGCGTCGAGCGCGCGCAGCTGGAGGAGTACATCCAGCGCAAGTACGCCGAGACCGCCGAGTGGGTGCGCGGCAATCCGCTCGTCGATCGCGACGCGGAGTAG
- a CDS encoding DUF6912 family protein, which translates to MSDQLVRVYVPATVPMLTRLREHGLPAAEAHAVTPALREWYAEGDEEELEYVAFTRAAQDALQLLREDPAAPRRRVVVSVDLPPAAVGRGDGELGSSYVLLDGPVPVRSVAALHVDGADAVDDVSAAVEVIAEALAGDPDAQFTVDSAEDHELEWYDPSELDLLVRAATS; encoded by the coding sequence GTGAGCGACCAGTTGGTCCGGGTGTACGTCCCGGCGACCGTGCCGATGCTGACCCGGCTGCGCGAGCACGGGCTGCCGGCGGCGGAGGCGCATGCGGTCACCCCGGCCCTGCGCGAGTGGTACGCCGAGGGCGACGAGGAGGAGCTGGAGTACGTCGCGTTCACCCGCGCCGCCCAGGACGCCCTGCAACTGCTGCGGGAGGACCCGGCCGCGCCCCGGCGGCGGGTGGTGGTCTCGGTGGACCTGCCCCCGGCGGCGGTCGGTCGGGGCGACGGCGAACTCGGGTCCAGCTACGTGCTGCTCGACGGGCCGGTGCCGGTCCGGTCGGTGGCGGCGCTGCACGTCGACGGGGCGGACGCGGTCGACGACGTCAGCGCCGCGGTGGAGGTGATCGCCGAGGCGCTGGCCGGCGATCCGGACGCCCAGTTCACCGTCGACAGCGCCGAGGACCACGAGCTGGAGTGGTACGACCCCTCCGAGCTGGACCTGCTGGTGCGCGCCGCGACCTCCTGA